The genomic segment ACCGACTTTAATGCCGCCAAGATTATTCCAATCGTGAATTTTGCAGCCAGTCTCCAAAATATTTTGAGCGAGTCTCACCGATGGCAGCATTGGCGATCCCTCCCGCCACGCTCGCAGGACATGAGGCGCTAATGTCTCAATGAACACCGCTCGACTATACTGAGTCATTGTCTTTTCCTCCTCCAGCTCCCTGTTGGGGAGCTCTATCAATTATAGTTTGTAGTTCTGAGTCTATCATTTCAGCAACATTTTTAGTAATAAATTCCACGCAAAAGAAAAACACCTTGATTTCTCAAGGTGTTTTCTGAATGCCGAGGACCGGGATCGAACCGGTACGGTAGTCACCTACCGCAGGATTTTAAGTCCTGTGCGTCTGCCAATTCCGCCACCCCGGCATAATAGATTGAGGTGTACAATGGTGGGCCCTGAGGGACTCGAACCCCCGACCAATCGGTTATGAGCCGACCGCTCTAACCAACTGAGCTAAGGGCCCTCATAAAACGTCTAGCACGACGATTTAATAGAAAGCGGCTATATATATTCCATTCGTACAACGCATCAATTTGAAATGGCGACATGAATTAATATACAATATATGAGATAGTGAAGTCAAGCATTTTTCTTCATTTTTTTAATCTTTTGATTTAAATCAAAAATCTAACACCGTAACGCCCCCGTTTGGAGCGAAAAACCTCGACCTCCTGCGGACACTCGTAGCCATAGATCCACCAGTCATTTTCCATTCTTCGCACAAGGCAGCCTGCCTGAAATTTTGTCTCATATAATCGAACCCAATAGATCCACCTCATTGGTATCCCTCCTCACTCATTAGAATACCCAAAAAAGGCTAAATACAGTAATCCATCGACTTTTTATACCTTCAAAAACAAACGTCCCGTACAAAGCCATTTCAGGCTTTATACGGGACGTTCTTTTTTTATCCTGCTGGTACTTCTGTTGTTTCTACCTCTACAGGCATAGTGCTGGCATTATCCGTGCCGCTCTCAGCTGCCTTCGATGGATCTGTCTTGGCCGGCTCTTTTTTCAGCTTCTCCAGTACAGCATTACCTTTCGTTTCCCACTCGGCTAATGCTTCCTTAGCTGTTATATCGCCCTTAATAACCTTCTGGAACAGATCGTAAGAAGCATTTTGCGCTTCCCAAATGCCCGGCTTGTCGCGGTACAGCTGCTCGGTATCCACGCTTTGCGGCGGAATCGGTTTAAGGGAAGTAAACGCATCAATGTTGTAATTCATGCCGTTTTTAGGCTTCAGGTACTCCTTGCGCGCTACAAGCTCATACGTGCTGCGGGATTTCATTTCCGCCCATTCCTTGCTGTTGGTAAATTGAATGAATTTCCAAGCATCCTCGGAGTTTTGAGCGTTGTTATTAATCCCCATCAGCTGGCTAAAGGAAATAGCGCCGCCAATGCCTGGTGCTTCCTCATGGGTCGGGTAAGTGACGACATCCCAATCAAATGCTTCAAAGTCTTTAATTTTGGATGCATTGTTCATCGTATTGTTCAGCTCATTGACATAATAGAAGTCCGAAATTGTCATCGCAACTTTGCCGCTTGCAAACAAATCGCCTTGCGTCGGGTTGTATACGTAATTGCCGTCGGCAGCTTCCTTATTGGATGCTTCATTGATTTTATTAATGTCCTCTTGGTCCGGCACAACATCATCTCTGTACAAGCTGGAGACCGTCGTCCATACCGTCTCCCATTGCGGCGTGTTGACCAGCATTTTCTCGCCTTTATCATCCCACATTTTCAGTTGAAGAGCGGAGCTGTAGGTTTGGATATCGGAGTTGAAATCGCCGCCGTTCCAACGGCTGAAGGTCATGCCATATTTACGGTCAGCGCCCTCTCCCTTGCTCACAAGACGAGCTTTGTCCATAACATCCTTCCAAGTCATATTGTCGGTAGGAGGCTCTACGCCAGCTTCTTCAAACAGCTTTTTATTGTAAAAAAGAGCTGATGAGCTGAACGTTGGCGTCAGCGCATAAATGTTGTTGTCGCCAGCAGATTTAATGCCATCAATAACAGTCGGCACATAATCAGTCAGATCAAATTTGCTTTGGCTGATCAAAGGATCAAGCTGCTTCAGCAGATTATCCTGCACGAGGCGGCGCAGCATGCTGTAATCCAATACCACGACATCGACAGGATTATTGCCAGTCAGCATATCTTTCATTTTCGCATACGGATCAGGCTGTTCGATATTGCCATTCTCATCCGGAGTCTGGTAACGCATATCCGAGTAGTCAATTGCGCTTACGATTTCAAAATCGACCTCTGGATGCATCATTTCATACGTATCCGTATATTGCGAGCGGAAATACGGCTCATTATCTGCCCCGCCATACAACACGCCTATACGCAGAACATGCTTCTCTGCTGTACTTTGCGCACCGCCGCTGCAAGCGCCCAAAATTGATGTCGCCACAATTAGTGTCGCAGGGACAACAACCCACTTTTTAATCATTTTTCTATTAGACAACCGTTTCTCCATCCTATATTACCCCCCTAATGATTTAGGCGGCGAAATGACGATTCGCTCACCATCAAACTCCATTGTCGCTTTATCTGTTATGCCTAATGCAGTTAAATATTCCTTCGGCACTTGGAGTCTTCCCACCCGGTCTACGACGACATAAGCTTCATGCACAGCCTGAAGCCCTTTGCCTGTTTGCTCTTCCTCACCCCCAACCGTATTCATATTGGGATTGCGTTTAATGAACTCGGTACTCGTTAAGCCGTCGCGAATCGCAACGACACGGTCCACTTTGCCCGCGAGGGAAAGATCATGAGTAACAATAACAATCGTAATGCCAATTTCACGGTTCAGCTTGCGAAAAATATTCATAATCAGATCCGACGTTGCCGTATCGACCGATCCCGTCGGCTCATCCGCCAGCAGCAGCTGCGGACGATTGCATAAGGAAATGGCAATCGCGACCCGCTGCTGCTCCCCGCCGGATAATTGATGGAGCTTGTTGTTCATGCGCTCCTTGAGCCCTACCCATTCCAGCAGCTGCTTGGCATAGGCGCGGTCGACCTTGCCCGAAAGCATCATCGGCATTTCAACATTTTCCAGCGCCGTTAAATACGGCAGCAGGTTGCGGGCATTATTTTGCCATATAAAACCGACCGTTTCCCGCTTGTATTTCACGAGATCGTCCGGGGTGATTTTGAGCAAATCCCACGGCCCGACTCTAACTTGGCCAGCAGAAGGGTGGTCGAGGCCACCCAAAATATTGAGCAGCGTCGACTTCCCGCTTCCGCTGTTCCCGATAATCGCCATCAGCTCGCCGGGGTTTACTTTAAGGTTAAGACCTTGCAGCGCAACAACCTCGAGATCATCCGTTTTGTAAATTTTGACTAAGCCTTCGCAATCGATCATAGCTGTTAGCGCTCCTCTCCCATTTTAACTGCCTGATGCACCCGCAGCCTGCGAATATGCAGGAAGAGCAGCAGCGCTCCAGTAATCATCATGAAAGCGACGACGATAAACAGCTGGTTCGTATCCTTCGCTTCGAAGACGACGCGGAACGGCGGCACCGTTTCTGTCGCATTTTCGGCCGTCTGCAGAAATGGCAGGAACAATAGACTCGTCAGCTTGCCAATCATGACGCCTAGCCCGATGGAAAGTCCCGCTGTAAACAGCTGCTCCAGCATGAGCATGCCCGTAAGCTGCCTGCGTGAAAGACCCATCGCCCGCAAAACCCCGAATTGTACGACCCGCCCTGAAAGATTAAAGAACCAATACAGCACGTATCCGGTTAAAGTAACGATGACCGATACTAGGAAGCCGAGACTGAGAATCCCGAATACGCCGCCTCGGGTCGGAAGCTTGGACTGGATAATCAGTTCATTGCGCACATCCTTGACGGTAGCGACTTCAATGCCCTGTTTTTGCAGCTCTTCCAAGATCGGCGCAACCTTCGCACCATCTTTCATTTTGAGCCAAACCTCGTAAGGCATAATCGGAAGCTGGTCATAAATATAATCCAGATTCGTAATGACGAACGGCGATTGATCCGGATATTGCGTCGGCCAATACGGCAAAATGCCAACGACTACAAAATCCAGCTTGCCTTCGGTAAAGCCAACCGACATTGTATCTCCCGGCTTGAGCTGGTACTTCTCCGCTACTCCGGTTGGAATAAGCGCCGCATGCTCATACATGCCCAAATAGTTCAAATACGTAAACGGATGTGTTGGAAACAGGTCATTGCGGAACCAAGCTACTTTGGAGAAATCGACATTGTCGATACCCATTACCGTACCCTGACCAATGGAGCGTCCTGAAACGACGATGTTCCCTTTCGTTTGCAGCACGCGTGCTGCCGCTTCAACGCCTTCCATTTTGCGGAACAGCTCAAAAGGCGGTTCACTGTACAAAATGCGCGTAGGCACAGGCTGTTGCGCTCCGCCTCCACCGCC from the Paenibacillus sp. BIHB 4019 genome contains:
- a CDS encoding extracellular solute-binding protein, with product MEKRLSNRKMIKKWVVVPATLIVATSILGACSGGAQSTAEKHVLRIGVLYGGADNEPYFRSQYTDTYEMMHPEVDFEIVSAIDYSDMRYQTPDENGNIEQPDPYAKMKDMLTGNNPVDVVVLDYSMLRRLVQDNLLKQLDPLISQSKFDLTDYVPTVIDGIKSAGDNNIYALTPTFSSSALFYNKKLFEEAGVEPPTDNMTWKDVMDKARLVSKGEGADRKYGMTFSRWNGGDFNSDIQTYSSALQLKMWDDKGEKMLVNTPQWETVWTTVSSLYRDDVVPDQEDINKINEASNKEAADGNYVYNPTQGDLFASGKVAMTISDFYYVNELNNTMNNASKIKDFEAFDWDVVTYPTHEEAPGIGGAISFSQLMGINNNAQNSEDAWKFIQFTNSKEWAEMKSRSTYELVARKEYLKPKNGMNYNIDAFTSLKPIPPQSVDTEQLYRDKPGIWEAQNASYDLFQKVIKGDITAKEALAEWETKGNAVLEKLKKEPAKTDPSKAAESGTDNASTMPVEVETTEVPAG
- a CDS encoding ABC transporter ATP-binding protein, whose amino-acid sequence is MIDCEGLVKIYKTDDLEVVALQGLNLKVNPGELMAIIGNSGSGKSTLLNILGGLDHPSAGQVRVGPWDLLKITPDDLVKYKRETVGFIWQNNARNLLPYLTALENVEMPMMLSGKVDRAYAKQLLEWVGLKERMNNKLHQLSGGEQQRVAIAISLCNRPQLLLADEPTGSVDTATSDLIMNIFRKLNREIGITIVIVTHDLSLAGKVDRVVAIRDGLTSTEFIKRNPNMNTVGGEEEQTGKGLQAVHEAYVVVDRVGRLQVPKEYLTALGITDKATMEFDGERIVISPPKSLGG